The following coding sequences lie in one Candidatus Binataceae bacterium genomic window:
- a CDS encoding D-alanyl-D-alanine carboxypeptidase family protein has translation MQLSPDSRIASPRAADSRRSTPVSLVTAAMLTMFTMMAPCPALARQHRARSAVPAGKATEPNKLAEPYAAALLMEPESGTVMFENNPHRPWPTASLAKMMIAMIVAEKLADGSLKLSDQVATSRKAAEMGGSQVYLKEGETFSLDDMMKAIMVHSANDASVAVAEYVGGSTEAFVAMMNREATRLGMKDTHYYSVHGLPPAAGEQPDRSSAWDQAVLARALIKYPQVVQWASIDTAPFRGGAFTLRNTNHLVRTFPGCDGLKTGFYYEAGFNVVASARRGDMRLIAVVLGSPRKGGNFDSAAGLLAQGFANYEMRVLGKRGAPIAQTVAVSGGSSADFKPVWGDSLSVLQKRGDDSSLKVDFQLPASVAAPIRAGQQVGVGQASVGGKLVASAPLVAPASIGPKPSLLQRLRSAL, from the coding sequence ATGCAACTCTCGCCCGATTCACGAATCGCTTCGCCCCGCGCGGCCGACAGCCGCCGTTCTACGCCCGTCTCCCTCGTGACCGCCGCGATGCTGACGATGTTCACGATGATGGCGCCGTGCCCCGCGCTCGCCCGCCAGCATCGAGCGCGCTCCGCTGTGCCAGCGGGCAAAGCGACCGAGCCGAACAAGCTTGCGGAACCTTACGCGGCGGCGCTCCTGATGGAGCCAGAGAGTGGGACCGTGATGTTCGAAAACAACCCCCATCGGCCGTGGCCGACGGCGTCCCTGGCCAAGATGATGATCGCGATGATCGTCGCCGAAAAGCTCGCCGACGGAAGCCTCAAGTTGAGCGACCAGGTCGCGACCTCGCGCAAGGCGGCCGAAATGGGCGGCTCGCAGGTGTATCTCAAGGAGGGCGAAACTTTTTCGCTCGACGACATGATGAAGGCGATTATGGTGCATTCGGCCAACGACGCCTCCGTCGCCGTGGCCGAGTATGTCGGCGGCTCGACCGAGGCATTCGTGGCGATGATGAATCGCGAGGCCACGCGCCTCGGCATGAAGGATACGCACTACTACTCGGTGCACGGACTGCCTCCCGCGGCCGGCGAGCAGCCCGACAGGTCGAGCGCATGGGACCAGGCCGTTCTCGCGCGCGCGCTCATCAAGTACCCGCAGGTCGTACAGTGGGCATCGATCGACACTGCGCCATTTCGCGGCGGCGCCTTCACGCTGCGCAACACCAACCACCTGGTTCGCACCTTCCCCGGATGCGATGGTCTCAAGACCGGCTTCTACTACGAAGCCGGCTTCAACGTGGTGGCGAGCGCGCGGCGCGGCGACATGCGGCTCATCGCCGTGGTGCTCGGCTCGCCGCGCAAGGGCGGGAACTTCGATTCGGCCGCCGGGCTTCTGGCCCAGGGCTTCGCGAACTATGAGATGCGCGTGCTCGGAAAACGCGGCGCGCCGATAGCGCAGACGGTCGCCGTCAGCGGCGGTTCGAGCGCAGACTTCAAGCCCGTATGGGGCGACAGCCTGAGCGTCCTGCAGAAGCGCGGCGACGATTCATCGCTCAAGGTTGATTTTCAGCTCCCGGCGTCGGTAGCCGCCCCGATTCGCGCGGGACAGCAGGTCGGCGTCGGTCAGGCGAGCGTGGGCGGCAAGTTGGTTGCGAGTGCTCCACTGGTCGCGCCGGCGTCGATCGGCCCCAAGCCGTCGTTGTTGCAACGCCTGCGCAGCGCGCTTTGA
- a CDS encoding GNAT family N-acetyltransferase: protein MELRPARGGERDAVLDLLALWYGDRDFFARYNRHDPGFRDELCLVAIDAGRIVATAQIFQRIVNLRGARVPMGGIGSVFTLEGYRSRGLGSALMRFAVTTMEREGFEVSLLFAERLDFYARFGWRPVTRQFSALADTPAMRTSAEFRLARFDEARDQQEVAALHRAYSGRFDACALRDEAGWRGNLRYAGNPGEYFLVCRELNGALAAYGRAMMFHGFPMLMEYGYAPEAADAMLALVRHIGEAASGAEPSLALSDGDPDTSPLRSSGNPPAPALLLTHSAHDPELEERMREAGVFLMHHPDNFFMWRVVAPRKLAKRLGVAVDETEAALLAMLQAPSALYWTADRF from the coding sequence ATGGAATTGCGGCCGGCGCGCGGCGGCGAGCGCGATGCGGTGCTTGACTTGCTGGCGCTGTGGTACGGCGACCGCGATTTCTTTGCCCGTTACAATCGCCACGATCCCGGCTTCCGCGACGAGCTCTGCCTGGTCGCAATCGATGCCGGCCGTATCGTCGCAACCGCGCAAATCTTTCAGCGTATCGTTAACCTGCGCGGCGCGCGGGTTCCGATGGGCGGTATCGGATCGGTCTTCACGCTCGAGGGCTATCGCAGCCGCGGGCTCGGTTCGGCGCTGATGCGCTTTGCGGTTACCACGATGGAGCGCGAGGGCTTCGAGGTTTCGCTGCTGTTCGCCGAGCGGCTGGATTTCTATGCGCGCTTCGGATGGCGCCCGGTGACGCGCCAGTTCAGCGCGCTCGCCGACACGCCGGCGATGCGCACGAGCGCGGAGTTTCGGCTCGCGCGTTTCGACGAGGCGCGCGACCAGCAGGAGGTCGCCGCGCTTCATCGCGCCTACAGCGGACGCTTCGACGCCTGCGCGCTTCGCGACGAGGCCGGATGGCGCGGCAATCTTCGTTACGCGGGAAATCCCGGCGAATATTTCCTCGTATGCCGCGAGTTGAACGGCGCACTCGCAGCCTATGGGCGCGCGATGATGTTTCACGGATTTCCAATGCTCATGGAATACGGTTACGCGCCCGAGGCTGCAGACGCGATGCTCGCGCTGGTGCGGCATATCGGCGAGGCGGCTTCCGGTGCGGAGCCTTCGCTGGCGCTCTCGGATGGCGACCCGGACACATCGCCGCTACGGAGTTCCGGGAACCCTCCCGCCCCCGCGCTGCTGTTGACGCACAGCGCTCATGACCCGGAGCTCGAGGAGCGGATGCGCGAGGCCGGCGTCTTTCTGATGCACCATCCGGACAACTTTTTCATGTGGCGCGTGGTCGCTCCGCGCAAGCTGGCGAAGCGCCTCGGCGTCGCCGTCGACGAGACCGAGGCGGCGCTGTTGGCAATGCTGCAGGCGCCAAGCGCGCTATATTGGACCGCCGATCGTTTTTAA
- a CDS encoding LLM class flavin-dependent oxidoreductase: MDFGLLMMPDAAAAAGQARLAEEHGFSHYWVADSELMAADPYVALAAAALATRRIVLGTGVAIAGTRIAPVTACAIASVGALAPGRVVLGLGTGNSARRAMGMPPYRVSQLREHVRVVRGLLGGGKVDYREGETRRAIRLFHRQLQLVNTRDRIPIYVAGNAPRAIELAGQVGDGFITSRTNTVEGWRDTWARALASAERAGRNPREIYTMLLTAACLLEAGEGYDSPRVRAEAGPWAMVALHALYESVKSANEAPAPIRAVFAAYKEYADRRLANNPAYYMDLHDGHGIYMQPEEERFVTPELIRHATMTATPPDLLVRLRALEAEGVRQVAFIPAPSSLERFAREFGEKIIANF, encoded by the coding sequence ATGGATTTTGGCCTCCTGATGATGCCCGATGCGGCGGCCGCGGCCGGGCAGGCGCGCTTGGCCGAGGAACACGGCTTCAGCCACTACTGGGTCGCCGATTCGGAACTGATGGCGGCCGACCCTTACGTGGCGCTGGCGGCGGCGGCGCTCGCAACCAGGCGCATCGTGCTTGGCACAGGCGTCGCTATCGCCGGAACCCGAATCGCGCCGGTGACCGCATGTGCGATCGCCTCGGTCGGCGCGCTCGCGCCCGGGCGCGTCGTGCTTGGATTGGGAACGGGCAACAGCGCGCGGCGCGCGATGGGGATGCCGCCCTATCGGGTAAGCCAGTTGCGCGAGCATGTGCGCGTGGTGCGAGGGCTGCTCGGCGGCGGCAAGGTGGATTACCGCGAGGGCGAGACGAGGCGTGCTATCCGCCTTTTCCATCGGCAGCTTCAGCTCGTGAACACGCGCGACCGGATCCCGATTTACGTCGCGGGCAACGCACCCAGGGCCATCGAGCTGGCGGGCCAAGTGGGCGACGGCTTCATCACGTCGCGGACCAACACGGTCGAGGGATGGCGCGACACGTGGGCGCGGGCGCTCGCGAGCGCAGAGCGGGCGGGGCGCAATCCGCGCGAGATCTACACGATGCTGCTTACGGCGGCGTGCCTGCTGGAGGCAGGCGAGGGCTACGACTCCCCGCGGGTGCGGGCCGAGGCGGGGCCGTGGGCGATGGTCGCGCTGCACGCGCTTTACGAGAGCGTCAAAAGCGCCAATGAGGCGCCGGCGCCGATTCGCGCGGTCTTCGCGGCTTACAAGGAATACGCCGACCGCCGCCTCGCGAACAATCCGGCCTATTACATGGACCTGCATGACGGCCACGGGATTTACATGCAGCCCGAGGAGGAGCGCTTCGTGACGCCGGAGCTGATTCGCCACGCCACTATGACCGCGACGCCACCGGACCTGCTTGTGCGCCTGCGGGCCCTAGAAGCCGAGGGCGTGCGCCAGGTGGCGTTCATCCCTGCGCCCTCGAGCCTGGAGCGCTTCGCGCGTGAATTCGGCGAAAAGATTATCGCGAACTTTTAG
- the gspC gene encoding type II secretion system protein GspC, which translates to MTLRFSERYVMALNLALIAILAYFLALSVNDIILGRVAGTSPAHLPSLLGAEPSAPAIRPRGLYEAIARRDIFNLEPVTEAPAEVATNLHIRLLGTSTLTLSQPFIIVEDDNTHEQSLYRMGDEIPDAGKLLGVYKDHAIILHQGRRTRIDMPTDQNGAPVAMPGPFGLPGRIFRRNLRERSGRNGVRQIDPNRYVLDRSTLDNNLNNLPSLFTQMRAIPNLGPDGQSHGFKLSEIQPDSIFQQIGLRDGDILTGVGGQSVGDPAKAIQLLNSLRGQNSISLTVMRDGQPMQLQYNIH; encoded by the coding sequence ATGACGCTGCGCTTTTCCGAGCGCTACGTGATGGCGCTCAACCTGGCGCTGATCGCGATCCTGGCTTATTTTCTGGCGCTTTCGGTCAACGACATCATCCTCGGCCGCGTGGCCGGCACTTCCCCCGCGCATCTGCCGTCGCTGCTTGGCGCGGAGCCTTCGGCTCCTGCGATTCGCCCACGCGGCCTTTACGAGGCGATCGCCCGGCGCGACATCTTCAACCTCGAGCCGGTGACCGAAGCTCCAGCCGAAGTCGCAACCAATCTGCACATAAGGCTGCTTGGAACCTCGACGCTCACGCTTTCGCAACCGTTCATCATCGTCGAGGATGACAACACGCATGAGCAATCGCTCTACCGGATGGGCGACGAGATTCCCGATGCGGGCAAGCTGCTCGGCGTTTACAAGGACCACGCGATCATCCTCCACCAGGGCCGGCGCACCAGGATCGATATGCCGACCGACCAGAACGGCGCGCCTGTTGCGATGCCGGGGCCTTTCGGACTGCCGGGCCGGATCTTTCGCCGCAATCTCCGCGAGCGTTCCGGCCGCAACGGAGTGCGCCAAATCGATCCGAACCGTTACGTGCTCGACCGCTCTACGCTCGACAACAACCTGAACAACCTGCCCTCGCTGTTCACCCAGATGCGCGCGATCCCGAATCTTGGCCCCGACGGCCAATCCCACGGCTTCAAGCTCTCCGAGATCCAGCCCGACTCGATATTTCAGCAGATCGGGCTTCGCGACGGCGACATTCTGACCGGTGTCGGCGGACAAAGCGTGGGCGACCCCGCCAAGGCAATCCAACTCCTGAACAGCCTGCGCGGCCAGAATTCCATCAGCCTGACCGTGATGCGCGACGGGCAACCAATGCAGCTCCAGTACAACATCCACTGA
- a CDS encoding DUF2333 family protein codes for MSLKKLAVAGGIAIAAFVLINLGLHFGQIRHDRLDYSINQTFPPDKPFVPGEIYATTLAAIMENELNGFFGWRPNDFFLWGMHVMADNNANRQLGIITAVRETMRVFKDHLTKISSNQYDPNLLIADTDFRNDAQKWILPSAESKYRDGVRHLHLYVAGLHATPQTSRELNQRNVELIRLIQSWGDMLGDAHANLYRTHKDDGSPVREWDADDYFYQAQGYAYVMYYMMQALRREYHQSLAIKPSLPQLFDDAIDPLGKAATMKPLIVMDGSPDGIFANHRRNLDAYISEARQKMYSIREELER; via the coding sequence ATGTCGCTAAAGAAACTGGCGGTCGCAGGCGGAATCGCTATCGCCGCGTTCGTGCTTATAAATCTCGGCCTTCACTTCGGCCAGATACGTCACGATCGGCTGGACTACTCGATAAACCAGACCTTTCCGCCCGACAAGCCTTTCGTCCCGGGCGAGATCTACGCCACCACGCTCGCAGCAATCATGGAAAACGAGCTGAACGGGTTTTTCGGCTGGCGTCCCAACGATTTCTTTCTCTGGGGCATGCACGTGATGGCGGACAACAACGCCAATCGCCAGCTCGGCATTATCACGGCGGTGCGCGAGACGATGCGCGTCTTCAAGGACCATCTCACCAAGATTTCGTCCAACCAATACGATCCGAACCTGTTGATCGCCGATACCGACTTCCGCAACGACGCGCAGAAGTGGATACTGCCGTCGGCGGAATCCAAGTATCGCGACGGCGTGCGCCACCTGCATCTCTACGTCGCCGGCCTGCACGCCACGCCCCAGACCTCGCGCGAACTCAACCAGCGCAACGTCGAGTTGATCCGTCTGATCCAGTCCTGGGGCGACATGCTCGGCGACGCGCACGCCAATCTCTATCGCACGCACAAGGACGACGGCAGCCCGGTCCGCGAGTGGGACGCCGACGACTATTTTTACCAAGCACAAGGCTACGCATACGTGATGTACTACATGATGCAGGCGCTCAGGCGCGAATATCATCAGTCGCTCGCCATCAAGCCGTCGCTGCCGCAGCTGTTCGACGATGCAATCGATCCGCTGGGCAAGGCAGCGACGATGAAGCCGCTGATCGTGATGGATGGCTCGCCTGACGGGATTTTCGCCAACCATCGCCGCAACCTCGACGCATATATCTCCGAGGCGCGCCAGAAGATGTACTCGATCCGCGAGGAACTCGAGCGCTAG